One region of Chitinispirillales bacterium ANBcel5 genomic DNA includes:
- a CDS encoding tail fiber domain-containing protein has protein sequence MVRTFPQKPLLSAGFVLLLSLTVFAQRSAIEFYDTTSSPTATFGYQGSSETGEFFLETFSRGRDMTVKEGNLTVPGAVEAGSFAGDGSELTGVTPKDNSVTTEKIADGAVTDEKIESVSWEKVEGRPETPTGEVGEGSITTEKIADGAVTDEKIDSVSWSKIKGRPEIPTGEIGEGSITTEKIADGAVTDEKIDSVSWSKIKGRPEIPTGEIGEGSITTEKIADGAVTDEKIDSVSWSKIKDRPEIPTGEIGEGEITTEMIAEGAVTDDKISSVSASKVEGISKDMVDGLAPALEGKADTGHDHNVLGEMVFINDTSVGIGVASPTRALDVRGAARLNGRVGIGRAPLDAALSIGGESASDAAINFQHSNGNRYWILSDSSGLFSLGGTGVDIPSSGVVRIRRTVGINTDPHDDHALRVNGDVVITGNLTENGSFSTSDSTFKTITDTITNALSTVSSLQGIGFNWKADEYPERNFSDRRQIGFIAQEVEQVLPELVHTDADGYKSLSYDKLTAVLVEAIKEQQMVIEEQNAQMEEQKLENETLRAEIETIKKHLGLE, from the coding sequence ATGGTACGCACCTTTCCCCAAAAGCCCTTGTTGTCTGCGGGTTTTGTTCTGTTATTATCACTAACGGTATTTGCTCAGCGCAGTGCCATTGAGTTTTATGATACTACCTCCAGTCCTACTGCAACGTTTGGGTATCAGGGATCGTCTGAAACAGGAGAGTTTTTTCTCGAGACCTTTTCCCGTGGCAGAGACATGACAGTAAAGGAGGGTAATCTCACTGTGCCAGGTGCCGTTGAAGCGGGGAGCTTTGCGGGGGATGGGTCTGAGCTAACCGGGGTTACTCCAAAAGATAATTCAGTAACAACGGAAAAGATCGCCGATGGCGCGGTGACCGATGAGAAAATAGAATCGGTAAGCTGGGAAAAGGTTGAAGGCAGGCCTGAAACTCCCACAGGTGAAGTTGGAGAGGGATCAATTACCACCGAAAAGATCGCCGATGGCGCTGTAACGGATGAGAAGATCGACTCGGTAAGCTGGAGTAAGATAAAAGGCCGGCCGGAGATTCCCACAGGTGAGATAGGAGAGGGATCAATTACCACCGAAAAGATCGCCGATGGCGCTGTAACGGATGAGAAGATCGACTCGGTAAGCTGGAGTAAGATAAAAGGCCGGCCGGAGATTCCCACAGGTGAGATAGGAGAGGGATCAATTACCACCGAAAAGATCGCCGATGGCGCGGTAACGGATGAGAAGATCGATTCTGTTAGCTGGAGTAAAATCAAAGATAGGCCTGAAATTCCCACAGGAGAAATTGGTGAGGGGGAGATTACTACTGAAATGATTGCTGAAGGGGCGGTAACGGATGACAAAATCAGTAGCGTGTCAGCTTCAAAAGTAGAAGGTATATCTAAGGATATGGTTGATGGCCTTGCACCCGCTTTGGAAGGAAAGGCAGATACAGGTCATGACCATAATGTGCTTGGAGAAATGGTATTCATAAATGATACAAGTGTTGGTATTGGAGTCGCTTCACCAACGCGTGCATTGGATGTCCGTGGAGCTGCAAGGTTAAATGGGAGAGTTGGTATAGGACGGGCACCTTTAGACGCTGCATTGTCTATAGGAGGTGAGAGTGCATCAGATGCAGCTATTAACTTTCAACATTCAAACGGTAATCGTTATTGGATATTATCAGATAGTAGTGGGTTATTCTCATTGGGGGGCACCGGAGTGGATATCCCATCCTCCGGTGTGGTTAGAATAAGAAGAACTGTGGGTATAAATACTGATCCCCATGATGATCATGCTCTGCGGGTTAATGGTGATGTTGTAATTACAGGAAATTTAACCGAGAATGGTAGTTTTTCCACCTCCGACTCCACTTTCAAAACAATTACCGACACTATCACTAACGCCCTCTCCACCGTTTCTTCACTCCAGGGCATCGGCTTTAACTGGAAAGCGGATGAATATCCTGAACGTAACTTTTCTGACCGCCGCCAAATCGGCTTTATCGCTCAGGAGGTTGAACAGGTACTTCCGGAGCTTGTGCACACCGACGCCGATGGATACAAATCCCTCTCCTACGATAAGCTTACTGCGGTTTTGGTGGAAGCAATAAAAGAGCAGCAAATGGTGATTGAAGAGCAAAATGCCCAAATGGAAGAACAAAAATTAGAAAACGAAACACTAAGAGCAGAAATTGAAACCATAAAAAAGCATTTGGGATTAGAGTAG